From a single Shewanella denitrificans OS217 genomic region:
- a CDS encoding lipoprotein-releasing ABC transporter permease subunit: MKALLPIIIGWRFYRARQSNGFIGFISFASTAGIALGVAVLILVLSAMNGFVEQLEDRLLAVVSHGELVGAQGPIRNWQAMADDASLMPEIIATAPFIRLQGLVQKSGGFQALMINGIETSLETKVSKIADFMPESAWASLIPAVNNIVLGESLLNKLGLSVGDSLVLYTPNMAGSEATQGTAGRLNTAKSHVFVVSGVYRLGGEIESSQAYVSMGYLSQLLEMGEGVTGLRLNIADVFAAPRVTRSLGLTQEQYLYLNDWTRTQGHLYQDIQLVRSIMYLVLALVIAVACFNIVSTLVMAVRDKASEIAILMTMGLKRSAVMSIFIMQGALNGLLGCSIGAVIGVTMALNLSSIASGIESLFGIALLAGDVYFIDFLPSKLQGQDVAIVLGMGLLMSLVATLYPAWKASHIDPAAALAGR; this comes from the coding sequence ATGAAGGCGCTATTACCCATAATCATAGGGTGGCGTTTTTACCGTGCTCGCCAATCAAATGGTTTTATCGGCTTTATTTCTTTCGCCTCAACGGCTGGCATTGCCCTTGGGGTGGCCGTGCTGATCTTAGTGCTGTCGGCCATGAACGGGTTTGTAGAGCAATTAGAAGACAGATTACTTGCGGTAGTGTCTCACGGTGAGCTTGTGGGGGCACAAGGCCCTATTCGCAATTGGCAAGCCATGGCTGATGATGCCAGCTTAATGCCTGAGATTATTGCCACGGCGCCTTTTATTCGCCTGCAGGGGCTAGTGCAAAAGAGCGGGGGGTTTCAAGCGCTGATGATCAATGGCATAGAGACCAGCCTAGAGACTAAGGTGTCTAAGATTGCCGATTTCATGCCAGAGTCGGCCTGGGCATCACTCATCCCAGCGGTAAATAATATTGTCTTGGGTGAGAGCTTATTGAATAAACTCGGCTTAAGTGTGGGCGACTCACTGGTGCTGTATACACCCAATATGGCAGGCAGCGAGGCGACACAGGGAACCGCTGGCAGACTCAACACAGCTAAGAGTCACGTCTTTGTGGTTTCTGGGGTCTATCGTCTGGGCGGTGAAATTGAATCGAGCCAAGCCTATGTGTCCATGGGGTATTTAAGTCAATTGCTGGAAATGGGGGAAGGCGTCACCGGCCTTAGGCTGAATATTGCCGACGTGTTTGCGGCGCCAAGGGTGACCAGAAGCTTAGGACTGACCCAAGAACAGTACCTGTATTTGAATGATTGGACCCGCACCCAAGGGCATTTATATCAAGATATTCAATTGGTTCGTAGCATAATGTATTTAGTCTTGGCACTGGTTATCGCGGTGGCTTGTTTTAATATTGTATCGACCTTAGTGATGGCGGTACGGGACAAGGCGTCCGAAATTGCTATTCTGATGACCATGGGGCTAAAACGCAGCGCTGTGATGAGTATTTTCATCATGCAGGGTGCCCTTAATGGCTTATTGGGTTGCAGTATTGGGGCTGTGATTGGCGTGACTATGGCATTAAACTTATCCTCAATTGCCTCGGGCATAGAATCCTTATTTGGCATAGCGCTGTTGGCAGGGGACGTATATTTTATCGACTTCTTGCCCTCGAAATTGCAAGGACAAGATGTGGCCATTGTGCTTGGTATGGGATTATTGATGAGCCTAGTGGCGACCCTGTATCCAGCTTGGAAAGCGAGCCATATCGATCCCGCCGCAGCGTTAGCTGGTCGTTAA
- a CDS encoding lipoprotein-releasing ABC transporter permease subunit — MKNFGVSFFIGYRYWRAKKANAFASFLTLFAVSGIFLGVVALILVSSVMNGLEGQLKQRILGAIPQLTLVNDAGFSQWQQDIAVIEALPQVLGAVPTVTTQAMIQSVDNIGAAQVYGIFPEQEAALSAKIGSVYSDAFGTLEANQYHIVLGVELARKLNVNIGDKIRLLSGDGVVYSPIGPVPSQRKFVVAGLFETGSQVDAGVAYVHYQDARRLMRLESLSINEVRLYLTDPFLAPDLSQQAISLMAQQGIEVHSRDWRADFGQLFAAVKMEKSMMSLMLSLIVAVAAFNIVSALVMMVVDKTADVAVLKTQGLSTQAVMNIFIVQGLLNAVIGLSSGLLVGILLALNLNPILNQFGVSILGTGQSLPVALSLEQLSLIAVGTLIITLLATLYPAFTAARVQPASALRYE, encoded by the coding sequence TTGAAGAATTTTGGCGTTTCTTTTTTTATCGGATATCGCTATTGGCGCGCAAAAAAAGCCAATGCCTTTGCCTCTTTCCTGACCTTGTTTGCCGTGTCGGGTATTTTTTTGGGGGTGGTGGCGTTAATTCTGGTCAGTTCTGTGATGAATGGCCTAGAAGGGCAGCTTAAGCAACGCATATTGGGCGCAATTCCTCAGTTAACCCTGGTAAATGATGCGGGCTTTAGCCAATGGCAGCAAGATATTGCCGTGATTGAAGCCTTGCCGCAAGTGCTTGGGGCTGTGCCAACTGTGACCACCCAAGCCATGATCCAATCTGTTGATAATATTGGCGCCGCCCAAGTCTATGGCATATTCCCCGAACAAGAAGCGGCCCTTTCTGCCAAGATAGGCAGTGTCTATTCAGACGCGTTCGGAACCCTTGAAGCGAACCAGTATCACATCGTACTGGGTGTTGAGCTTGCCAGAAAACTTAACGTCAATATTGGCGATAAAATCCGGTTATTAAGCGGTGATGGCGTGGTGTACTCCCCCATTGGACCTGTGCCGAGCCAGCGTAAATTTGTGGTTGCTGGACTGTTTGAAACAGGATCCCAAGTGGATGCTGGTGTGGCCTATGTGCATTATCAAGATGCGCGGCGGTTGATGCGCTTAGAGAGCCTGAGTATCAATGAAGTGAGATTGTATTTAACCGATCCCTTTTTAGCCCCCGACTTAAGCCAGCAAGCCATCAGCTTAATGGCGCAACAAGGGATTGAGGTACACAGCCGTGACTGGCGCGCCGACTTTGGTCAGCTTTTTGCAGCGGTTAAGATGGAAAAAAGCATGATGTCCTTGATGCTCAGCCTCATTGTGGCAGTGGCGGCATTTAATATAGTGTCTGCCCTAGTCATGATGGTGGTGGATAAAACCGCGGATGTGGCGGTATTAAAGACTCAAGGCTTATCGACTCAAGCTGTGATGAATATTTTCATCGTCCAAGGCTTACTCAACGCCGTGATAGGCTTAAGTTCGGGACTTCTGGTGGGCATACTGTTGGCGTTAAATCTGAATCCTATTCTTAATCAGTTTGGCGTGTCTATTTTAGGCACAGGTCAGTCATTACCTGTGGCATTAAGCTTAGAGCAACTGAGCCTTATCGCTGTCGGCACCTTGATCATCACTTTGCTTGCAACCCTTTATCCAGCATTTACTGCCGCACGGGTTCAACCTGCTAGCGCCTTGAGATACGAATAA
- the pyrC gene encoding dihydroorotase, translated as MMSLTITRPDDWHVHLRDGIQLNDTVRDISRYMGRAIIMPNLMPPATCTDTALAYRERIVAAKTPDNQFEPLMVLYLTDNTSPDEIRKAKATGLIHAAKLYPAGATTNSDSGVTSISNLYPVLEAMAEVGMLLLVHGEVTDSSIDIFDREKVFLETILAQVVTDFPKLKIVLEHITTSDAVEFVNKAPDNVAATITAHHLLYNRNHMLAGGIRPHFYCLPILKRNTHQQALIAAATSGSKKFFLGTDSAPHLKDKKEASCGCAGSYTAHAAIELYAEAFEAAGALDKLEAFASFYGADFYGLPRNTDTITLEKTPWQVPDSYPLANDRVVPIRAGEMLDWQVIS; from the coding sequence ATGATGAGTTTAACCATAACTAGGCCAGATGATTGGCATGTCCACCTCAGGGATGGCATTCAGCTTAACGATACGGTGCGAGACATTAGCCGTTATATGGGCCGCGCTATCATTATGCCTAACCTTATGCCCCCCGCGACGTGTACCGATACCGCGCTGGCTTATCGCGAGCGTATTGTTGCCGCTAAAACGCCGGATAATCAGTTTGAACCTTTAATGGTGCTTTATTTAACGGATAACACTAGCCCAGATGAAATTCGTAAAGCTAAGGCTACTGGGCTTATTCATGCGGCTAAGTTGTATCCTGCGGGGGCGACCACCAATTCAGATTCTGGGGTGACCAGCATCAGCAACTTATACCCAGTGCTTGAAGCCATGGCTGAAGTGGGTATGTTGTTGCTAGTTCATGGCGAAGTAACGGATTCAAGTATCGATATTTTCGATCGTGAGAAAGTGTTTTTAGAGACCATTCTGGCCCAAGTGGTGACAGATTTCCCTAAGCTTAAAATAGTGCTTGAGCACATTACTACCTCAGATGCTGTGGAGTTCGTCAATAAAGCACCGGACAATGTGGCAGCGACCATCACCGCTCATCATTTACTCTATAACCGTAACCATATGCTAGCGGGTGGTATTAGGCCTCATTTCTATTGTTTGCCCATTCTTAAGCGCAATACCCATCAGCAGGCGTTAATTGCCGCAGCCACCAGTGGCAGCAAAAAATTCTTCCTTGGCACGGATTCTGCTCCCCACCTTAAAGACAAAAAAGAAGCCTCCTGTGGTTGTGCAGGCTCTTACACGGCCCACGCAGCCATTGAGCTATATGCCGAAGCGTTTGAAGCCGCGGGCGCCTTAGATAAACTCGAAGCCTTTGCCAGTTTTTATGGTGCCGATTTTTATGGTTTACCCCGTAATACAGACACCATTACCCTAGAAAAAACCCCATGGCAAGTGCCAGACTCTTACCCCTTAGCCAACGACAGGGTGGTGCCTATTCGCGCCGGTGAAATGCTGGATTGGCAAGTCATAAGCTGA
- the lolD gene encoding lipoprotein-releasing ABC transporter ATP-binding protein LolD: MKPASTRLLAINAVSKVFHDGACETQVLHEVNLTVHRGEQLAIVGSSGSGKSTLLHIMGTLESPTSGTVLLEGENLHQLSSKRQAQIRNQDLGFIYQFHHLLPEFSALENVAMPAFIQGKNKAQTLAEAKALLERVGLGHRLTHLPSQLSGGERQRVAIARALINKPKLVLADEPTGNLDAVSGEAVYGLIRELAEQLGTAFVVVTHDANLAARMDRQVNMKDGILSQSETHR, encoded by the coding sequence ATGAAACCAGCGTCGACCCGCTTATTAGCCATTAATGCCGTGAGTAAAGTATTTCATGATGGTGCCTGTGAAACTCAGGTGCTCCATGAGGTGAATTTAACGGTGCATCGCGGTGAGCAGCTTGCCATAGTGGGCAGTTCAGGTTCGGGTAAGAGTACCTTACTGCATATTATGGGCACCTTAGAAAGCCCAACCTCTGGTACTGTGCTATTAGAAGGTGAAAATTTACACCAGCTGTCATCCAAGCGCCAAGCGCAAATTCGTAATCAAGATTTAGGCTTTATTTATCAGTTTCATCACCTATTGCCTGAGTTTAGCGCCTTAGAAAATGTGGCTATGCCGGCGTTTATTCAAGGTAAGAATAAAGCTCAAACCTTGGCTGAAGCTAAAGCCCTGTTAGAACGAGTGGGGCTAGGTCACAGATTAACCCATTTACCCTCGCAATTATCCGGCGGTGAGCGCCAACGGGTGGCCATCGCAAGGGCACTTATCAATAAACCTAAATTGGTATTGGCCGATGAACCTACGGGGAATTTAGACGCTGTCAGTGGGGAAGCTGTCTACGGACTTATTCGTGAACTTGCCGAGCAGCTTGGAACCGCCTTCGTGGTGGTGACTCACGATGCCAACCTTGCCGCCAGAATGGACAGACAAGTGAACATGAAAGACGGCATCTTATCCCAGAGTGAGACCCATCGATGA
- a CDS encoding lipoxygenase family protein — protein sequence MSLLFPRKHPSLPQDDSAIEQAKRKHQLAHSRLSYQWDNQNPNVGPVPMALAVPKEATPTLTWSVKVISVLLPIVENLIANVKDEIRLIEIQSNYDEITQALKTVRAGEHWSMLSHTSHTLKDLVNLFQDLVKRELQQDATQEQQELGLQAYRNQFKTLDLPSVADVFTQNESFARYRIAGPNPMLIKRLNEPMINFPLSEADFKQVMGVDDSLAQALKDKRLYIVDYKELSVLVDHPQAVDKRVFAPIALFAVAKTGSELCPVAIQMGQDPEQSPCVLAALDTQDVAAFWQWQAAMSTVQVADGNYHELFVHLGRTHLLIEAFALATERELAQNHPLNILLTPHFEGTLFINNSAAGSLIAKGGPIESIFGAEITATQKAAAIDRLALDFYASMLPNDLAARGVADKDYLPDYPYRDDAQLVWEAITAWCTHYIEVYYSDDAAVLNDYELDKWVAAVAIQGAVTGFKAIESREQLAKVLTMIIFTASAQHAAVNFPQKPLMSFAPALTGANWCEKPESITSQAQWIENMAPLKKSLQQLSLLEILGGVYYRQLGEYKSNNFPYFEWFEDKNIIQSGGPLAKFTSSLASIETTIDARNQHRPEYNFLLPSNIPMSINI from the coding sequence ATGTCACTACTCTTTCCTCGTAAACACCCAAGTTTACCTCAAGATGATAGCGCTATTGAGCAGGCAAAACGCAAACATCAACTTGCTCACAGCAGGTTAAGCTATCAATGGGATAACCAAAACCCTAATGTGGGCCCAGTGCCTATGGCCCTTGCCGTGCCTAAAGAGGCGACGCCGACACTAACCTGGTCGGTAAAGGTGATTTCTGTGTTACTGCCCATAGTGGAAAACCTCATCGCTAATGTAAAAGATGAGATAAGGCTGATTGAAATCCAAAGTAATTATGATGAGATAACTCAGGCGCTTAAGACGGTTAGGGCGGGGGAGCATTGGTCTATGCTAAGCCATACCAGTCATACACTCAAAGATCTGGTGAATTTGTTTCAGGATTTAGTGAAAAGAGAATTACAACAAGATGCCACTCAAGAGCAGCAAGAGCTTGGCTTGCAAGCCTATAGAAATCAATTTAAAACCTTAGATTTACCCAGTGTCGCCGATGTATTCACCCAGAATGAAAGTTTTGCGCGTTATCGTATAGCAGGGCCAAACCCTATGTTGATCAAACGCTTAAATGAACCTATGATCAACTTTCCCTTGAGCGAAGCAGATTTCAAACAGGTCATGGGCGTTGATGACTCATTGGCGCAAGCCCTAAAAGATAAACGCCTCTATATCGTGGATTATAAAGAGTTAAGCGTGCTGGTGGATCATCCCCAGGCCGTGGATAAGCGGGTATTTGCCCCTATCGCCTTGTTTGCAGTGGCTAAAACGGGTTCAGAGCTGTGCCCAGTTGCCATTCAAATGGGGCAAGATCCCGAGCAGTCCCCCTGTGTTTTAGCGGCATTAGATACCCAAGATGTGGCGGCATTTTGGCAGTGGCAAGCGGCCATGAGCACAGTGCAAGTGGCGGATGGTAATTATCATGAGCTATTTGTCCATTTAGGCCGCACTCATTTACTCATTGAAGCCTTTGCACTGGCCACAGAGCGTGAGCTTGCCCAGAATCATCCACTGAATATTTTGCTCACACCGCATTTTGAAGGCACGTTATTTATTAATAACAGTGCCGCTGGCTCCTTGATTGCCAAAGGTGGCCCTATAGAAAGTATATTTGGGGCAGAAATTACTGCCACCCAAAAAGCGGCGGCGATAGATAGACTGGCACTGGATTTTTATGCCTCTATGCTACCCAATGATTTAGCCGCACGAGGCGTTGCCGATAAAGATTATCTGCCAGATTACCCTTATCGTGATGATGCCCAATTAGTCTGGGAGGCTATCACTGCCTGGTGCACTCATTATATCGAGGTGTATTACTCAGATGATGCAGCAGTGCTGAATGATTATGAATTGGATAAATGGGTCGCAGCTGTGGCTATCCAAGGGGCGGTGACAGGCTTTAAAGCCATAGAGAGTCGCGAGCAACTTGCCAAGGTGCTGACCATGATTATTTTTACCGCCAGCGCGCAGCATGCAGCGGTGAATTTCCCGCAGAAACCCTTGATGAGTTTTGCTCCCGCGCTCACTGGGGCTAATTGGTGTGAGAAGCCGGAGTCAATCACCAGTCAAGCCCAGTGGATAGAGAATATGGCGCCACTTAAAAAATCGCTGCAGCAATTGTCTTTGTTGGAGATTCTAGGCGGGGTCTATTACCGTCAATTGGGCGAGTATAAAAGTAACAATTTCCCGTATTTTGAGTGGTTTGAAGACAAGAACATCATTCAATCTGGTGGGCCACTGGCCAAGTTCACCTCAAGCCTTGCAAGCATAGAAACTACCATCGATGCCCGCAACCAACACAGACCCGAGTACAATTTCTTATTGCCGAGCAATATCCCAATGAGTATCAATATTTAG
- the mfd gene encoding transcription-repair coupling factor, translating into MSQFSVFTPPSVKKGQQTQRLVTLGGLSQSLSLAQLILANKGTSLIVTHDTPTAMLLETELHYLLANHDVNLCLFPDRETLPYDSFSPHQDLISQRLETLAQLGNLGHNAVIVPINTLMVRLPPQSYLSANVMVLKKGDTYALQTVRQHLVDTGYHLVEQVYEHGEFAIRGSILDIFPTGCQQPLRIELFDDEIESIRHFDVETQRSEVAVDAIRMLPAKEFATDSAAIEGFRQRYRRRFEVISKEAESVYQLVSRNLMPAGIENYLPLFFDDTASLFDYLPENTQLITLGDIDKACANHLTEIHHRYEDRRVDPLRPLLAPHELYLTQEQLFAAFKPYKRSQFFIHTPGDAQLGEDGTKKDVAKKDSALQANVAPLPDINANHKLKQPLESLQAFAQDGKPLLFSAESEGRREALLALLSKIGIKPTLFKHLDEFLDASVPLKGPVHGLIVSPLSRGCTLLDSPKGELSLICETELFGHKIAQQRRRDKQKQVSSDALIKDLAELKVGQAIVHLEHGVALYQGLETLDTGGLVAEYLKLEYAGGDKLYVPVSSLHLISRYNANSEDNAQLNKLGNETWAKAKKKAIEKIRDVAAELLDVYARRQSRPGEALAIDADEYAQFAQGFPYEETVDQESAIIAVLNDMQAPTSMDRLVCGDVGFGKTEVAMRAAFVAVNAGKQVVVLVPTTLLAQQHYENFKDRFADWPVEIEVMSRFRSAKEQEQVLQSLSEGKVDIVIGTHKLLQSEAKFVDLGLLIIDEEHRFGVRQKEKIKALRANVDILTLTATPIPRTLNMAMSGMRDLSIIATPPAKRLAVKTFVREYHQATIREALLREILRGGQVYYLHNNVETIEKCAQDLRDLLPEARVVTGHGQMRERDLEKVMADFYHQRFNVLVCTTIIETGIDVPSANTIVIDRADKFGLAQLHQLRGRVGRSHHQAYAYMITPPIKLISTDARKRLEAIDALEELGAGFMLATQDLEIRGAGELLGDEQSGHISKIGFSLYMEMLESAVSALKEGKEPSLAYMLNAQCEVDLRIPALLPEDYVSDVNMRLSMYKRIANCKSEAMLDELRVEFIDRFGLLPEPTKNLLELSLYKHQATKLGATKIEMHAKGGSIEFGDNHKIDPMFIIGLLQKQPNIYRMEGPNKLRFAIPAESSKQRLELVATLLEQLAQHSIGEK; encoded by the coding sequence ATGAGTCAATTTAGTGTATTCACTCCGCCTAGTGTTAAAAAAGGCCAACAAACCCAACGTCTTGTAACCTTAGGTGGGCTTTCCCAATCCCTGAGCTTAGCGCAACTTATTCTCGCCAATAAGGGCACTAGTCTTATCGTCACCCACGATACCCCTACGGCCATGCTGCTGGAAACGGAATTGCATTATCTACTTGCAAATCATGATGTGAATCTGTGTTTATTCCCAGACAGAGAAACCTTGCCCTACGACAGTTTCTCGCCCCATCAAGACTTGATTTCCCAGCGCCTTGAAACCTTAGCGCAACTAGGTAACTTAGGTCACAACGCCGTTATCGTGCCGATTAATACCTTAATGGTGCGTTTACCCCCACAATCCTATTTAAGTGCCAATGTCATGGTGCTCAAAAAAGGCGATACCTACGCCCTGCAAACGGTAAGACAGCACTTAGTGGATACGGGTTATCACTTAGTTGAACAGGTCTATGAACATGGGGAGTTTGCCATTCGTGGCTCGATTTTAGATATCTTCCCTACTGGATGTCAGCAGCCACTGCGTATTGAATTATTTGACGATGAAATCGAATCCATTCGCCATTTTGATGTAGAAACTCAGCGATCTGAGGTCGCCGTCGATGCCATACGCATGTTACCCGCTAAAGAATTTGCCACCGACAGCGCCGCCATCGAAGGCTTTAGGCAAAGATACCGTCGCCGTTTTGAAGTGATTTCAAAAGAAGCTGAATCCGTTTATCAGTTGGTTAGCCGTAACCTGATGCCTGCTGGCATTGAAAATTATCTGCCACTATTTTTTGATGACACGGCATCACTATTTGATTATCTGCCTGAAAACACTCAGTTGATCACCTTAGGTGACATAGATAAAGCCTGTGCTAATCATTTAACTGAAATCCATCATAGGTATGAAGACAGGCGCGTCGATCCATTAAGGCCACTACTTGCGCCCCATGAGTTGTACCTGACCCAAGAGCAACTCTTCGCCGCATTCAAACCCTATAAACGTAGCCAGTTTTTTATTCACACCCCAGGCGATGCCCAATTAGGTGAAGATGGCACTAAAAAAGACGTTGCTAAAAAAGACAGTGCCTTACAGGCCAACGTTGCTCCTCTGCCTGATATCAATGCCAATCATAAACTCAAGCAGCCCCTAGAAAGCCTGCAGGCCTTTGCTCAAGACGGCAAGCCATTGTTATTTAGCGCAGAATCTGAGGGACGCCGCGAAGCCCTGTTGGCATTGCTGTCAAAAATTGGCATCAAGCCGACACTCTTTAAGCATCTGGATGAATTTTTAGACGCAAGCGTTCCCCTTAAGGGGCCTGTGCATGGCTTGATAGTCTCTCCCCTTTCTCGTGGCTGTACCTTGTTAGACTCCCCCAAGGGAGAGTTAAGCCTAATTTGTGAAACCGAGCTATTCGGCCATAAAATTGCTCAGCAGCGCCGCCGCGATAAACAAAAACAAGTCAGCAGTGATGCACTCATTAAAGACTTGGCCGAACTTAAAGTCGGCCAGGCCATAGTGCATTTAGAGCACGGCGTCGCCCTCTATCAAGGACTTGAAACCTTAGACACTGGCGGGCTGGTGGCCGAGTACTTAAAACTTGAGTATGCCGGTGGCGATAAACTGTATGTCCCTGTGTCATCCTTGCATTTAATCAGTCGCTATAACGCCAATTCCGAAGACAATGCCCAGCTTAATAAGCTCGGCAATGAAACTTGGGCTAAGGCCAAGAAAAAAGCCATAGAAAAAATTCGTGATGTGGCCGCTGAACTCTTGGATGTGTACGCCAGACGCCAGTCACGTCCAGGTGAAGCCCTAGCGATAGATGCCGATGAATACGCGCAATTTGCCCAAGGTTTCCCCTATGAGGAAACGGTCGATCAAGAATCGGCCATCATAGCCGTATTGAATGATATGCAGGCGCCAACCTCTATGGACCGCCTCGTCTGTGGTGATGTGGGCTTTGGTAAGACAGAAGTCGCCATGCGCGCCGCCTTTGTGGCGGTTAATGCCGGTAAACAAGTCGTGGTACTCGTCCCCACCACCTTGCTTGCCCAGCAGCATTATGAAAACTTTAAAGACAGGTTTGCCGACTGGCCGGTAGAAATCGAAGTGATGTCACGTTTTCGCAGCGCTAAAGAGCAAGAGCAAGTGTTGCAATCCTTAAGTGAAGGCAAGGTGGATATCGTCATTGGTACCCATAAGCTACTGCAATCTGAGGCGAAATTTGTTGATTTAGGTTTATTGATCATAGATGAAGAACACAGATTCGGAGTGCGGCAAAAAGAGAAAATCAAAGCACTCAGGGCCAATGTCGATATCTTAACCTTAACTGCGACCCCAATTCCGCGCACACTCAACATGGCCATGTCCGGGATGCGCGACTTATCCATTATCGCCACCCCGCCGGCGAAACGCTTGGCGGTTAAAACCTTCGTGCGTGAATACCATCAGGCGACCATCAGGGAAGCATTGCTGCGTGAAATCCTTCGCGGCGGACAAGTGTATTACCTGCACAATAATGTTGAAACCATAGAAAAATGCGCTCAAGATCTACGGGACTTGTTGCCAGAGGCTCGAGTGGTTACCGGCCATGGGCAGATGCGTGAACGGGACCTTGAAAAAGTCATGGCGGATTTTTATCATCAAAGATTCAACGTGCTTGTCTGTACTACCATTATTGAAACAGGTATCGACGTGCCAAGCGCCAACACTATCGTGATTGATAGGGCCGATAAGTTTGGTCTGGCGCAGCTGCATCAGCTGCGTGGCCGTGTAGGCCGCTCACATCATCAAGCCTATGCCTATATGATAACCCCGCCCATTAAGCTGATTTCTACCGATGCGCGCAAACGTCTCGAAGCCATCGATGCCTTAGAGGAATTGGGCGCAGGCTTTATGCTGGCCACCCAAGATCTTGAAATTCGCGGCGCCGGTGAATTATTAGGCGATGAGCAAAGCGGTCACATCTCAAAAATTGGCTTCAGCCTCTATATGGAGATGCTCGAATCGGCGGTCAGTGCCTTAAAAGAAGGCAAGGAGCCGTCATTGGCTTATATGCTCAATGCCCAGTGTGAGGTGGATTTACGCATCCCCGCCTTACTACCTGAAGATTATGTTAGCGATGTCAATATGCGCCTTTCCATGTATAAGCGCATTGCTAACTGTAAGAGTGAGGCCATGCTCGACGAGCTCAGAGTGGAATTTATCGACCGCTTCGGCTTACTGCCTGAGCCCACGAAAAACTTACTGGAATTGAGCCTATATAAGCATCAAGCCACTAAACTTGGCGCCACTAAGATTGAAATGCATGCCAAAGGCGGCAGCATAGAATTTGGTGACAATCACAAAATCGACCCCATGTTCATCATAGGTTTATTGCAGAAACAGCCAAATATCTATCGAATGGAAGGACCAAATAAGCTAAGATTCGCCATTCCAGCAGAAAGTAGCAAACAACGCCTCGAACTTGTGGCCACCTTGCTCGAACAACTCGCTCAACACAGCATTGGAGAGAAATAG
- a CDS encoding peptidoglycan binding protein CsiV: MLAKFATGLAAIIALSHTFNAHAESWFEVEVFIFERQSNSLEQWPDLSAPNKNKQLIDIITPEISTDITGVAIGLSGCDASDWALDTSGCNDPKVSNNTKSYPSILPFTIAAKTPRHAFIGESAVLLSEQQGQFKQLINTLNREGNIQGLVHLTWQQNMQSRRNAKAIRIIGGRDFSKQFTYHGQPVSQSQPSPAVTMIGDYSALGSINTPAPVMPVWELDGSINIYLSHYLYIETDLFLRKVSQKLMDPNHGELMGFNSPSTEKVMTPFLQSIPLDQNRRVRSGQIHYFDHPQMGLVMQIRKMEQPTQVKPIVIEQNIGQYSEQRSEQRSERQIEPQPYQTEGVPVTPNGSNKLPVKAGQIQPLQPAAAEVFVPEIKPFEG; the protein is encoded by the coding sequence GTGCTCGCTAAATTTGCCACAGGCCTCGCCGCTATTATTGCCCTTAGCCACACATTCAACGCTCATGCCGAATCATGGTTCGAAGTGGAAGTGTTTATCTTTGAGCGCCAAAGCAACAGTCTAGAGCAGTGGCCAGACTTAAGCGCCCCTAACAAAAATAAGCAGTTGATCGACATTATCACCCCTGAGATAAGCACAGATATCACAGGGGTTGCCATCGGCTTGTCGGGCTGCGACGCCAGTGATTGGGCCTTGGACACCAGTGGCTGTAATGACCCTAAAGTGAGCAACAATACCAAGAGCTACCCGAGTATTTTGCCCTTCACCATAGCCGCTAAAACGCCAAGGCACGCCTTTATCGGTGAGTCAGCTGTACTATTGTCAGAGCAGCAAGGTCAATTTAAGCAATTGATTAATACCTTAAATCGAGAAGGTAATATCCAAGGTTTAGTGCACCTAACGTGGCAGCAAAATATGCAGTCGCGTCGTAATGCTAAAGCCATTAGAATTATTGGTGGCCGTGATTTTTCTAAGCAATTTACCTACCATGGTCAGCCTGTGAGTCAGTCTCAACCTAGCCCAGCGGTAACTATGATCGGTGACTATTCGGCCCTTGGGAGCATTAACACCCCAGCGCCTGTAATGCCAGTGTGGGAGCTTGATGGCAGCATCAACATCTATTTAAGTCATTACCTGTATATTGAAACCGATCTGTTTTTACGTAAAGTCAGTCAGAAACTGATGGACCCTAATCACGGTGAGTTGATGGGGTTCAACAGCCCAAGCACTGAAAAGGTGATGACGCCTTTCTTGCAGTCCATTCCCCTAGATCAAAATAGGCGCGTAAGAAGCGGTCAGATCCATTACTTTGATCATCCGCAAATGGGTTTGGTGATGCAAATTCGTAAGATGGAGCAACCCACACAGGTAAAGCCTATCGTCATTGAACAAAACATTGGGCAGTACAGTGAACAGCGCAGCGAACAACGCAGTGAACGCCAGATTGAACCCCAGCCTTATCAAACTGAAGGCGTACCTGTAACCCCTAACGGCAGCAACAAATTGCCTGTAAAAGCGGGGCAAATTCAACCGCTTCAGCCAGCGGCTGCAGAGGTTTTTGTACCTGAGATAAAGCCCTTTGAAGGCTAA